Within Streptomyces sp. NBC_00704, the genomic segment TTCCAGGGTCTGCAGAAGATGGGTCGCAGTCTGCAGTTGCCGATCGCGGTGCTGCCGGCGGCCGGCATCCTCAACCGCCTCGGCCAGCCTGATGTGTTCGGGGACGACGGGCTGGGCTGGACGAACGTGTCGAAGGTGATGGCGGGTGCGGGCGGGGCGCTGCTCGACGGTTCGCTGGGGCTGCCGATGCTGTTCTGCGTCGGTGTGGCGATCGGGATGGCGAAGAAGGCGGACGGTTCGACGGCGCTGGCGGCGGTGGCCGGGTTCCTTGTCTATTACAACGTGCTGCAACAGTTCCCCGAGGACTGCGGGCCGGGTTCGAAGGTCATCCCGAACATCGGGTGTCAGGCGACGGACAACACGGTGGGGGCTTTCACGTACCAGAATCCGGGGGTGTTCGGCGGGATCGTGATGGGTCTGCTGACCGCTTATCTGTGGCAGCGGTATCACCGGACGAAGCTGGTGGACTGGCTCGGGTTCTTCAACGGGCGGCGCCTGGTGCCGATCATCATGGCGTTCGTGGCGATCGCGTTCGCCTCGCTGTGTCTGTGGGTGTGGCCGCCGATCGGTGACGGCCTGGAGAGCTTCAGCGACTGGTTGAGCGGGCTGGGTTCGTGGGGTGCGGGGATCTTCGGTCTGGCGAACCGGGCGCTGCTGGTGATCGGGCTGCACCAGTTCCTGAACGTGCCCATCTGGTTCCAGTTCGGCAGCTACACGAAGCCGGACGGGACGGAGGTGCACGGTGACATCAACATGTTCCTCGCGGGCGACCCGAACGCGGGCCAGTTCACGTCGGGGTTCTTCCCGATCATGATGTTCGCGCTTCCGGCGGCGGCGCTGGCGATCACGCACTGTGCGCGGCCGGGGCGGCGCAAGGAGGTCGGCGGGCTGATGCTGTCGGTGGCGCTGACGTCGTTCGTCACGGGCATCACGGAACCGATCGAGTACTCGTTCCTGTTCGTGGCGCCGCTGCTGTACGCGGTGCACGCGCTGCTGACGGGTGCGTCGATGGCGGTGACGTGGGGGCTGGGCGTGCATGACGGGTTCAGCTTCTCGGCGGGGCTGATCGACTACGTCATCAACTGGAATCTGGCGACGCGGCCGTGGGCGATGATCCCGATCGGGCTGGGGTTCGCCGTCGTCTACTACGCGGTGTTCCGGTTCGCGATCACGCGGTTCGACCTGAAGACGCCGGGGCGGGAGCCGGAGGAGGAACGGGAGGACGTCACCAAGGCCTGAGCGGAGGCCCGCGGAGACGGGGCGGGCGTCCGAGATCCGGCACGGGGCGTAGTTCTTCGGTTGCACGTTTGACGGGTTCCTTATATCGCCACCATCGTGCTAGAACATGGTCTACACCACTCAGTGGTGTAGACCATCACCGATGGAGGAAGTCTATGAGCACCGCCACCGCGCCCACGGCGGCCCCCGCGAAGAAGCGGGGATCGGGCCTTTTCCAGGGCCTCCAGAAGGTCGGCCGAAGCCTTCAGCTGCCCATCGCCGTGCTGCCGGCGGCGGGCATCCTGCTGCGGCTGGGAGTCCCGGACATCGCGCACAAGCTGCACCTGCCCGACAAGGTCACGGAGGTGTTCGCCTCGGCCGGCGGTGCGATCTTCGACAACCTGCCGATGCTGTTCTGCATCGGTGTCGCGATCGGCTTCGCCAAGAAGGCGGACGGCTCCACCGCGCTCGCCGCCCTGGTCGGCTTCCTGGTCTACAGCAACGTCCTCAAGGCGTTCCCCGTGACCGAGGCGAAGGTCCAGGCGGGCGCGGACATAGCGGCGACCTACAACAACCCCGGTGTCTTCGGCGGCATCATCATGGGTC encodes:
- a CDS encoding PTS transporter subunit EIIC; protein product: MSAESAQTDVSPARLRWQRAFQGLQKMGRSLQLPIAVLPAAGILNRLGQPDVFGDDGLGWTNVSKVMAGAGGALLDGSLGLPMLFCVGVAIGMAKKADGSTALAAVAGFLVYYNVLQQFPEDCGPGSKVIPNIGCQATDNTVGAFTYQNPGVFGGIVMGLLTAYLWQRYHRTKLVDWLGFFNGRRLVPIIMAFVAIAFASLCLWVWPPIGDGLESFSDWLSGLGSWGAGIFGLANRALLVIGLHQFLNVPIWFQFGSYTKPDGTEVHGDINMFLAGDPNAGQFTSGFFPIMMFALPAAALAITHCARPGRRKEVGGLMLSVALTSFVTGITEPIEYSFLFVAPLLYAVHALLTGASMAVTWGLGVHDGFSFSAGLIDYVINWNLATRPWAMIPIGLGFAVVYYAVFRFAITRFDLKTPGREPEEEREDVTKA